The proteins below are encoded in one region of Pseudobacteroides sp.:
- a CDS encoding regulatory protein RecX, protein MLITNIKRDKDTVIVDIEGNYSLVISEDDYFRLNLYEKEEITKEEFDYINHKINFRNAKSMAIRFVSLKMRSEKEIYNRLRDEGFDEGTVLKVIEELTTMGYINDLLYAGKFVQDRCKLKPKSLKMLRFELRNKGISDSIIEEVLDKVDIDESAIAEGLVRKKFGKYDFNDEKIIKKVYYFLRHRGYSSEIIESVLKNFKQDNFT, encoded by the coding sequence ATGTTAATAACAAATATTAAAAGAGACAAGGACACTGTTATAGTGGATATAGAGGGGAATTATTCTTTAGTAATCTCTGAAGATGATTATTTCAGGTTAAACCTTTATGAAAAGGAAGAAATCACAAAGGAAGAATTTGATTACATAAATCATAAAATAAATTTCAGGAATGCTAAGTCTATGGCAATCAGGTTTGTATCATTGAAGATGAGGAGTGAAAAGGAGATATACAACCGCCTTAGAGATGAAGGATTTGATGAGGGAACAGTCCTTAAAGTTATTGAGGAATTAACGACAATGGGATATATTAATGACTTACTGTATGCCGGAAAATTTGTTCAAGACAGGTGTAAACTAAAGCCCAAATCCTTGAAAATGCTAAGGTTTGAGCTCAGAAACAAAGGTATATCCGATTCTATTATTGAAGAAGTCCTAGATAAGGTGGATATAGACGAAAGTGCAATTGCAGAAGGCCTGGTGAGAAAAAAATTTGGTAAATATGATTTTAATGATGAAAAGATAATTAAAAAAGTATATTATTTTCTAAGGCATAGGGGCTATAGTTCAGAAATAATAGAAAGTGTGCTTAAGAATTTCAAACAAGACAACTTTACTTGA
- a CDS encoding PilZ domain-containing protein — translation MCERRKSIRYNMFDYPILISNNETNWEKASLVNISGSGAMIKSSNYYPCDSLYLELPRPFVKVIGSYFVKCDIMWSRYSATDVGICEYGVRFEKLYNEEDNSLCIHDALINSKDII, via the coding sequence ATGTGTGAAAGAAGAAAAAGTATAAGGTACAATATGTTTGATTATCCAATTCTAATATCCAATAATGAAACAAATTGGGAAAAGGCTAGTCTGGTAAATATATCGGGAAGCGGAGCCATGATAAAATCCAGCAATTATTATCCTTGTGACAGTTTGTATCTTGAGCTACCAAGGCCATTTGTCAAGGTGATAGGGAGTTACTTTGTCAAATGCGACATTATGTGGAGCAGATACTCCGCAACAGATGTAGGTATTTGTGAGTATGGAGTAAGGTTTGAAAAATTATATAACGAAGAGGATAATTCATTATGTATACATGATGCACTAATAAATAGTAAAGATATTATCTAA
- the murJ gene encoding murein biosynthesis integral membrane protein MurJ, which translates to MSPVQKKKLTKTAFIVMLSIVLSRITGFIREILIPNILGTNEVGDAYVIAFRITGLMYDLLVGGAIAAALIPVLSGYLARDEEEEGWKAVSTFINSVLILMVFTCVLGVIFAPQIVSFSNDVFDMKLKSLDLAVRLTRILFPSVAFLMLAGITNGILNSYNKFAAATYGPSIYNIGSALSILIFSRFGVEAVAVGVMASSILYFLFQLSFGLKNMRFYRPAFFWNHVGFKKMFSLSVPSLASSSIVQINIIITTFFVPFFGTGNVTAFQTADRIWQMPYGVFAQGMGIAMLPMLSANLAVGEIDQYKNTLLKGLKTVLLLTVPSAVALVVLNYPVISIFKLSKKFGDAAAVNAGNILMFFSIALITQSVVTVLNRAFYADNDAKTPLFIGVTTILLNILLSYLLRHTSLGVAGMALAYSAASTLNACLLILILNRKMKGIYIKKLMIFTLKVVPSALLMGAVLFAINSFVKFSDFSKVIQFILLAVYIIVGVAVYFGAALILKIDEAQNAVSTIRIRMKKIFKF; encoded by the coding sequence TTGAGTCCTGTACAAAAGAAAAAATTAACAAAAACAGCCTTTATCGTTATGCTGTCAATTGTATTGAGCAGGATAACGGGCTTTATAAGGGAGATTCTCATCCCCAACATTCTTGGAACCAATGAAGTTGGGGATGCATATGTAATAGCCTTTAGAATTACTGGCCTGATGTATGATCTTCTTGTGGGTGGTGCCATAGCTGCCGCTTTGATTCCTGTATTATCTGGCTATTTGGCACGGGATGAGGAAGAGGAAGGCTGGAAGGCTGTGAGTACATTTATAAATAGTGTTTTAATATTAATGGTATTTACCTGTGTTTTAGGCGTCATATTTGCACCACAGATTGTTAGCTTTTCAAATGATGTCTTTGATATGAAGCTGAAATCCTTAGATTTAGCTGTCAGACTTACAAGGATACTCTTTCCGTCGGTAGCATTTTTGATGCTGGCAGGTATTACTAACGGCATTTTAAACTCATATAACAAGTTTGCGGCTGCCACTTATGGGCCCTCTATTTATAATATAGGCAGTGCATTAAGCATACTTATATTCTCAAGGTTTGGGGTTGAGGCTGTTGCAGTTGGGGTTATGGCAAGCTCAATATTGTACTTTTTGTTTCAACTGTCATTTGGCCTTAAGAACATGAGGTTCTATCGCCCTGCATTTTTTTGGAATCATGTCGGTTTTAAAAAGATGTTCTCCCTTTCTGTTCCGTCTTTGGCTTCATCATCAATTGTACAAATAAATATTATTATCACCACTTTTTTTGTTCCTTTTTTTGGCACAGGAAACGTTACTGCATTTCAAACAGCAGACAGAATATGGCAGATGCCCTACGGAGTTTTTGCACAGGGTATGGGGATAGCGATGCTTCCCATGTTGTCCGCCAATCTTGCAGTAGGAGAAATAGACCAATATAAAAACACTCTTTTAAAGGGATTGAAGACTGTATTGCTTCTGACAGTACCCTCTGCGGTTGCGCTAGTGGTGCTGAATTATCCCGTTATTTCAATTTTCAAGCTGTCCAAAAAGTTTGGCGATGCTGCTGCTGTAAACGCGGGAAATATATTGATGTTTTTTTCCATAGCACTCATTACCCAGTCCGTAGTTACTGTGCTAAACAGGGCTTTTTACGCAGACAACGATGCAAAGACTCCTCTTTTTATAGGGGTTACCACTATTTTGCTAAATATTTTGCTAAGCTATCTTTTGAGGCACACATCATTAGGTGTGGCAGGAATGGCACTTGCTTATTCGGCGGCTAGCACGCTGAATGCATGTTTGCTTATTTTGATTCTCAACAGAAAAATGAAAGGTATTTACATAAAGAAATTGATGATATTTACTTTAAAGGTTGTTCCATCTGCACTTTTAATGGGTGCTGTTCTTTTCGCAATTAACAGCTTTGTAAAGTTTTCAGATTTTTCCAAGGTAATTCAGTTTATTTTATTAGCTGTATACATTATTGTTGGAGTAGCTGTTTATTTTGGAGCAGCATTAATACTAAAAATCGATGAGGCACAGAATGCTGTAAGCACTATAAGAATAAGGATGAAGAAGATTTTTAAATTCTAG
- a CDS encoding competence/damage-inducible protein A, which yields MKAEILAVGTELLMGQIANTNAQYISGRLPEVGVGVYYHTVVGDNPSRLKDCLDLALKRSDIVIMTGGLGPTKDDLTKETVAEAFGRELVLHQESLDKIKEFFDKIQRTMTESNKKQAFLPEGSLIIENNNGTAPGCIIEDGSKVVVMLPGPPKEMKPMFDETVLAYFSKKASFKLVSKFLRIFGIGEAAMEERIIDLIDNQTNPTIAPYAKDGEVTLRVTARCQNEEEGDTLIKPVIEEIKNRLGEAVYSVDNKNMEEVAGELLIKNNISISFAESCTGGLLSARITEIPGISAVLAGSMVTYSNDIKANNLGVKEETLNTYGAVSSYTAEEMAVNIRKVMNTKLGLSITGIAGPDGGADDKPVGLVYIALADENGVECTRLNLWGNRNRIRNNTVLNALDIIRRYILKKY from the coding sequence ATAAAAGCTGAAATACTTGCAGTTGGAACAGAGCTTCTTATGGGGCAGATTGCAAATACAAATGCACAGTACATATCAGGGAGGCTGCCGGAAGTAGGTGTTGGGGTGTATTACCATACCGTGGTGGGGGATAATCCTTCAAGACTTAAGGACTGTCTCGATTTGGCATTGAAAAGGTCTGATATAGTTATTATGACAGGCGGACTAGGGCCTACAAAGGATGACCTTACAAAGGAGACAGTAGCTGAAGCTTTTGGAAGGGAATTGGTATTGCATCAGGAAAGTCTTGATAAAATAAAAGAATTCTTTGACAAAATACAAAGAACTATGACAGAAAGTAATAAAAAGCAGGCGTTTTTGCCTGAGGGCTCACTGATTATTGAAAATAACAACGGAACCGCTCCCGGATGCATTATTGAGGATGGGTCAAAGGTAGTTGTTATGCTGCCAGGACCTCCAAAGGAAATGAAACCTATGTTTGATGAAACGGTTCTTGCTTACTTTTCCAAAAAGGCAAGCTTTAAGTTAGTTTCAAAGTTTTTAAGGATATTCGGTATTGGTGAGGCAGCTATGGAGGAGCGGATTATTGATCTTATTGACAATCAAACAAACCCTACTATTGCACCTTACGCCAAGGATGGTGAAGTAACCCTTAGAGTTACTGCAAGATGCCAAAATGAAGAGGAAGGTGATACACTTATTAAGCCTGTTATTGAGGAGATAAAAAACAGGCTCGGAGAAGCAGTTTATTCTGTTGATAATAAAAACATGGAAGAGGTTGCAGGAGAGCTTCTTATTAAAAATAACATATCTATTTCCTTTGCAGAATCCTGCACCGGAGGACTATTATCCGCCAGGATTACCGAGATACCTGGGATATCGGCAGTGCTTGCTGGAAGTATGGTAACATACAGCAATGACATAAAGGCCAACAACCTTGGTGTAAAGGAGGAAACCCTTAATACATATGGTGCGGTTAGCAGCTATACCGCTGAAGAAATGGCGGTTAATATAAGAAAAGTTATGAATACAAAGCTTGGGCTATCTATAACAGGCATTGCAGGACCTGACGGCGGTGCTGATGATAAGCCTGTAGGACTTGTTTATATTGCTTTAGCGGATGAAAATGGAGTGGAGTGCACAAGGTTAAACCTATGGGGAAACAGGAACAGAATTAGGAATAATACTGTTTTAAATGCACTTGACATTATAAGAAGATATATTTTGAAAAAATATTGA
- a CDS encoding methyl-accepting chemotaxis protein, translating into MKESRKGYDEKKVERFTLVFVLVLVAMYLVESILFGKESISDSLLKTLPVAVVTTALMLFKVRFQLKGLFVGMITLIVPLALFYFRGYSLDKHYILVASITLTAVFFTKEIILINGTLANILLILEYIFIPDKLIGANHGLGEFLLVFVFFNGIMAALYYLSRWGNEAIVISKDNAERSNIAANKFKETVTHMESNLKELFYKINVSKNDLNSMLESSTNIQRAMHEMAKGIQQQADDINKIMHKAFDISENVNQAGAASQNINKISDGMLERVGSGTTKVEMMYSQMHTLDSAVSESLSAVSVLRDSMKDITGFLELISGIAEQTNLLALNAAIEAARAGESGRGFAVVADEIRKLAIQSDNAAKEIASKLGNIGGKISTAYTEAEKGFQAVGEGNKIIEDIKGYFEFYRKDAENSQKEIFNAGMSFDGVRSGFGMMYNRIESVASISEESAASTQEVLTSLEKQNGILNSINESFMELENLGNQLKKIYEKSI; encoded by the coding sequence ATGAAAGAAAGCAGGAAGGGTTATGATGAAAAAAAGGTAGAAAGATTTACACTAGTGTTTGTACTGGTCTTAGTTGCAATGTATTTAGTAGAATCAATTTTATTTGGAAAAGAGTCTATATCAGATAGCTTGCTAAAAACCCTCCCAGTTGCAGTTGTAACTACTGCTCTAATGCTTTTTAAAGTAAGATTCCAATTAAAAGGTTTATTTGTTGGGATGATAACATTGATTGTTCCCCTGGCACTTTTTTACTTTAGAGGCTACTCACTTGACAAACACTATATTTTGGTGGCATCAATTACATTGACAGCTGTGTTTTTCACAAAAGAAATTATTTTGATAAATGGTACACTGGCTAATATATTATTAATATTGGAATACATTTTTATACCTGACAAACTGATTGGAGCTAACCACGGGCTTGGTGAGTTTTTGCTGGTATTTGTGTTTTTTAATGGCATCATGGCAGCCTTATACTATTTGTCCAGGTGGGGAAATGAAGCAATTGTAATTTCCAAGGACAATGCGGAGAGATCAAATATAGCTGCAAATAAATTTAAAGAAACAGTAACCCACATGGAAAGTAATTTAAAGGAGCTGTTTTATAAAATAAACGTCTCAAAGAATGATCTAAACAGTATGCTTGAGTCCAGCACCAACATTCAGAGAGCAATGCATGAAATGGCAAAGGGAATACAGCAACAAGCAGATGATATAAATAAAATTATGCATAAAGCTTTTGATATTTCTGAAAATGTTAATCAGGCAGGTGCAGCTTCCCAAAATATAAATAAAATATCTGACGGAATGCTTGAAAGGGTTGGAAGCGGAACAACAAAAGTAGAGATGATGTACTCGCAAATGCATACTTTGGATTCTGCTGTATCAGAGTCCCTCTCGGCAGTAAGTGTACTTAGAGACAGTATGAAAGATATAACAGGGTTTCTTGAACTTATAAGCGGCATAGCTGAACAGACCAACCTCCTTGCTTTAAATGCTGCAATTGAGGCTGCGAGGGCAGGAGAAAGCGGCCGGGGGTTTGCTGTTGTAGCTGATGAAATAAGGAAGCTTGCAATACAAAGTGATAATGCAGCAAAAGAAATAGCATCCAAACTTGGGAATATTGGTGGGAAGATCTCCACTGCATATACAGAGGCAGAAAAGGGATTTCAAGCGGTTGGTGAAGGAAATAAGATTATTGAAGACATAAAGGGGTACTTTGAATTTTATAGAAAAGATGCGGAAAACTCACAAAAGGAAATATTTAACGCAGGCATGAGCTTTGACGGTGTAAGAAGCGGCTTTGGGATGATGTATAACAGAATAGAATCAGTAGCCAGTATATCTGAGGAGAGTGCGGCATCTACCCAGGAGGTGCTTACTTCATTGGAAAAGCAGAATGGGATACTAAATTCAATTAATGAATCGTTTATGGAACTGGAGAATCTGGGAAATCAACTGAAGAAAATATATGAAAAAAGTATATAA
- a CDS encoding L-lactate dehydrogenase, translating into MNKERIIKVAVVGAGYVGSTTAYTLMVSGLISELVLIDINKDKAEGEVMDMNHGMPFVRPVDLYMGDYKDCAGADIVILTAGANQKPGETRIDLVKKNTEIFKGIISQVLKYNSDCILLVVTNPVDILAYVTYKISGFPKNRVIGSGTVLDTSRFRYLIGQKVDIDPRNVHAYIIGEHGDTEVPTWSLANIAGIQMDEYCKGLDLCLGEATRKEIFENVKNAAYQIINKKGATYYAVALAVRRIVEAIVRNENSILTVSSLMEGQYGINDICLSLPSLVNRKGIEKVLDIPLNSEEMMLLSKSAAALKEAAGTLEL; encoded by the coding sequence ATGAATAAAGAAAGGATAATAAAGGTAGCTGTTGTGGGAGCAGGATATGTAGGCTCGACAACTGCATATACTCTAATGGTAAGCGGTCTTATATCGGAGCTTGTTTTAATTGATATAAATAAAGACAAGGCAGAAGGCGAAGTTATGGATATGAACCACGGTATGCCCTTTGTAAGGCCTGTTGATTTGTATATGGGCGATTATAAAGATTGTGCAGGAGCAGATATTGTTATATTGACTGCAGGTGCAAATCAAAAACCGGGTGAAACCAGGATCGATCTTGTTAAAAAAAACACAGAGATATTCAAGGGGATAATAAGCCAGGTATTAAAGTACAATTCCGATTGCATACTGCTTGTTGTAACAAACCCTGTTGACATACTTGCTTATGTAACCTATAAGATTTCCGGCTTTCCTAAAAATAGAGTTATAGGCTCGGGCACGGTACTTGACACTTCCAGATTCAGGTACCTTATCGGGCAAAAGGTAGATATAGACCCTAGAAATGTTCATGCTTACATTATAGGCGAGCATGGTGATACCGAGGTTCCCACCTGGAGTCTTGCAAATATAGCGGGAATACAGATGGACGAATACTGTAAAGGTCTTGATTTGTGTCTTGGAGAAGCTACAAGAAAAGAAATATTTGAAAATGTTAAGAATGCAGCGTATCAAATAATAAACAAAAAAGGAGCTACCTATTACGCAGTAGCATTGGCTGTAAGGCGTATTGTAGAGGCAATTGTAAGAAATGAAAACTCCATTCTCACTGTTTCAAGCCTAATGGAAGGCCAGTACGGCATTAATGATATCTGTCTCAGCCTTCCGTCGTTGGTAAACAGAAAAGGGATTGAAAAGGTTCTAGATATACCCCTTAACAGTGAAGAAATGATGCTTCTTTCGAAATCTGCAGCGGCATTAAAGGAAGCCGCAGGCACATTGGAATTATGA
- the recA gene encoding recombinase RecA: MEKKKALEMALGQIEKQFGKGAVMKLGESTHLSVEVIPTGALGLDIALGVGGVPRGRIVEVYGPESSGKTTVALHIVAEAQKAGGEAAFIDAEHALDPVYAKKLGVDIDNLIVSQPDTGEQALEIAEALVRSGAIDVIVIDSVAALVPKAEIDGEMGDAHVGLQARLMSQALRKLAGVISKSKTTAIFINQLREKVGIMFGNPETTPGGRALKFYASVRMDVRKIETIKQGSDMVGNRTRVKVVKNKVAPPFKEAEFDIVYGEGISKEGNILDVGVNLDIVSKSGAWFSYNGQRIGQGRENAKQFLKENRELLNEIEAKIRESLSITVSKNKENHIETDDDEMFEDDV; this comes from the coding sequence ATGGAAAAGAAAAAAGCTTTGGAGATGGCCTTAGGCCAAATAGAAAAACAATTCGGTAAGGGTGCTGTAATGAAGTTGGGTGAAAGTACTCACTTGAGTGTGGAAGTGATACCGACCGGTGCATTGGGACTTGATATAGCTTTAGGTGTTGGAGGAGTTCCACGTGGAAGAATTGTTGAGGTATATGGACCAGAGTCTTCCGGTAAAACGACTGTTGCACTTCATATTGTTGCAGAGGCTCAAAAAGCTGGAGGAGAAGCTGCTTTTATAGACGCTGAACATGCCCTGGACCCGGTTTATGCGAAGAAATTAGGTGTTGATATAGATAACCTTATTGTATCTCAGCCTGATACGGGAGAACAAGCCTTGGAAATAGCTGAAGCACTTGTAAGAAGTGGTGCTATTGATGTTATAGTTATCGACTCGGTTGCTGCGTTGGTTCCTAAGGCTGAAATAGACGGTGAGATGGGAGATGCACACGTAGGTCTGCAGGCAAGACTTATGTCTCAAGCACTTAGAAAGCTGGCTGGTGTTATCAGCAAATCCAAGACCACAGCAATTTTTATAAACCAGTTAAGAGAAAAAGTGGGTATTATGTTTGGAAACCCTGAGACAACTCCTGGCGGTAGGGCTTTGAAATTCTATGCATCAGTTAGAATGGATGTAAGAAAGATTGAGACTATAAAACAGGGCAGTGATATGGTTGGAAACAGGACCAGAGTAAAGGTTGTTAAAAATAAGGTGGCACCGCCATTTAAAGAAGCTGAGTTCGATATAGTTTACGGTGAAGGTATATCAAAAGAAGGTAATATCCTTGATGTTGGAGTAAACTTGGATATCGTAAGCAAGAGCGGAGCATGGTTTTCTTACAATGGGCAGAGAATAGGTCAGGGCAGGGAAAACGCAAAGCAGTTCCTGAAAGAGAACAGAGAGCTTTTAAATGAGATTGAAGCAAAGATTAGAGAAAGCTTAAGCATAACGGTAAGCAAGAATAAAGAGAACCATATAGAAACAGATGACGATGAAATGTTTGAAGATGATGTATAA
- a CDS encoding nucleoside recognition domain-containing protein, with the protein MSIVLFPKTSVSAALKGINICLNIVFPSLFPFLAASEILNRTSFTKAAGILLEPIMRPLFNVPGCGSFAVAMGITSGYPVGAKITVDLRNSGQISKYEGERLLAFTNNSGPLFIVGAVATGMYAMPRLGFFLLLCHILSGLTVGLLFKYYCFGKTKPRDSKNSAANKNFPSKVPNNTLDRLKQEILKNKNSKGSFGAIFGDAIKNSVSVMLLIGGFITFFSVLINLLIDIGVIEIISLPFTFILSFAGFTSEAVYSLICGFFEITTGSNMIASTGNIPFALKLSLASMIIGWAGLSVHSQVLGIVSQSDLSIRPYLAGKSLHGLIASVYTYVLFKLAGHYFDFESQVIASFEGITEYNWLESFLYSCKVLVFAFIFMIVILGIIKFVHLAKGLIYR; encoded by the coding sequence ATGTCCATTGTTTTGTTTCCAAAAACCTCGGTATCAGCTGCATTAAAAGGCATCAATATATGTTTGAATATTGTATTCCCTTCTTTATTTCCTTTTTTAGCTGCATCAGAGATTCTGAACAGAACAAGTTTTACAAAGGCAGCAGGCATACTCCTAGAACCCATTATGAGGCCGCTTTTTAACGTCCCCGGCTGCGGTTCTTTCGCGGTTGCCATGGGTATAACAAGTGGTTATCCTGTGGGTGCAAAAATCACCGTTGACCTGAGAAATTCAGGTCAAATCTCCAAGTATGAAGGAGAGAGACTTCTGGCATTCACAAACAACTCGGGGCCTCTCTTTATCGTGGGGGCGGTTGCTACAGGAATGTATGCAATGCCTCGCCTGGGTTTTTTTCTTTTACTGTGCCATATACTATCGGGACTTACTGTTGGCCTATTATTTAAGTATTACTGTTTTGGAAAAACTAAACCTAGGGACAGTAAAAACTCAGCTGCAAATAAAAATTTCCCGAGTAAAGTTCCAAATAATACTTTGGATCGCCTTAAACAGGAAATACTTAAAAACAAAAATTCCAAGGGTTCATTCGGTGCAATTTTTGGAGATGCCATAAAAAATTCTGTATCCGTTATGCTCCTTATAGGAGGTTTCATAACCTTCTTTTCTGTACTTATCAATCTTCTGATAGACATTGGCGTTATAGAAATAATATCACTACCCTTTACATTTATATTATCGTTTGCAGGTTTTACAAGCGAGGCAGTTTATTCTTTGATATGCGGTTTTTTTGAAATAACTACAGGATCAAATATGATTGCCAGCACCGGAAACATTCCCTTTGCATTGAAGCTTTCTCTAGCAAGCATGATAATAGGCTGGGCAGGCTTATCTGTGCACTCACAGGTATTGGGAATTGTATCACAATCAGATCTTAGCATAAGACCTTATCTTGCAGGAAAATCTCTGCATGGCTTAATTGCTTCAGTATATACTTATGTGTTATTTAAGTTGGCAGGGCACTATTTTGATTTTGAAAGCCAGGTTATAGCATCTTTCGAAGGGATTACAGAGTACAATTGGCTCGAATCGTTTTTATATTCCTGCAAAGTATTGGTTTTTGCTTTTATATTTATGATTGTTATATTGGGTATAATAAAATTTGTTCACCTTGCAAAGGGCTTAATCTACAGATAA